Proteins found in one Angustibacter sp. Root456 genomic segment:
- a CDS encoding shikimate dehydrogenase, which yields MTVRRAAVLGSPIAHSLSPVLHRAAYASLGLTDWRYDAVEVGDEAALRRFVEACDGSWAGLSLTMPLKRLVQPLLRRQSPQAVATGSVNTVLFTADGLVGDNTDVEGLVRALTESGVARAERAVVLGGGATAASAVAALAQLGCASPRVVVRSVQRAAEVSVTGAAVGVRVRLEPWDAAPAALAEADVVVTTVPVSGSGEVVAAVDAATVTPGLLLDVTYDPWPTPAASRWTARGGRAVGGFGMLLHQAVAQVRLMTGLEPDVEAMRTAGEATLAQEGRASGR from the coding sequence ATGACGGTGCGGCGCGCGGCCGTGCTCGGCAGCCCGATCGCGCACTCGCTGTCGCCGGTGCTGCATCGCGCGGCGTACGCCTCGCTCGGGCTGACCGACTGGCGCTACGACGCGGTGGAGGTCGGCGACGAGGCCGCGCTGCGCCGGTTCGTGGAGGCGTGCGACGGCTCGTGGGCGGGGTTGTCACTGACGATGCCGCTGAAGCGGCTCGTCCAGCCGCTGCTGCGCCGCCAGTCCCCGCAGGCGGTGGCGACCGGCTCGGTCAACACGGTGCTGTTCACCGCCGACGGCCTGGTGGGCGACAACACCGACGTCGAGGGTCTCGTGCGCGCACTCACCGAGAGCGGCGTCGCTCGGGCCGAGCGGGCCGTGGTGCTCGGTGGGGGCGCGACGGCTGCCTCCGCGGTGGCCGCCCTGGCCCAGCTGGGCTGCGCGAGCCCACGGGTCGTCGTCCGGTCGGTGCAGCGCGCGGCCGAGGTGTCGGTGACCGGTGCAGCCGTGGGGGTGCGGGTGCGGCTTGAGCCGTGGGACGCCGCACCTGCTGCGCTCGCCGAGGCGGATGTCGTGGTCACCACGGTGCCGGTGTCAGGTAGCGGGGAGGTGGTCGCGGCCGTCGATGCCGCCACCGTGACACCCGGGTTGCTGCTCGATGTCACGTACGACCCGTGGCCCACACCGGCGGCCTCGCGCTGGACGGCGCGCGGCGGTCGGGCGGTCGGCGGCTTCGGCATGTTGCTGCACCAGGCGGTGGCGCAGGTGCGCCTGATGACGGGGCTCGAGCCGGATGTCGAGGCGATGCGCACGGCCGGCGAGGCGACCCTGGCTCAAGAAGGCAGGGCCTCGGGCCGATAG
- the ruvX gene encoding Holliday junction resolvase RuvX, translating into MPDERRGVRLGVDVGAVRVGLAASDPHGILATPVETLRRDVSAGSDLDRIVREVGEREAIGVYVGLPRSLSGAEGRAAGLAREYAGQLAARLRAAGSSVPVRLVDERLSTVAAHRSLRDAGVAGRKQRAVVDQAAAVVLLQAALDAERTAGAAAGEQVDPVPSSGA; encoded by the coding sequence GTGCCCGACGAGCGCCGCGGCGTCCGGCTGGGCGTCGACGTCGGAGCCGTGCGGGTCGGTCTCGCGGCCAGCGACCCGCACGGCATCCTCGCCACACCGGTCGAGACGCTGCGACGCGACGTGTCGGCCGGCAGCGACCTCGACCGCATCGTCCGCGAGGTCGGCGAGCGTGAGGCGATCGGGGTGTACGTCGGGCTGCCGCGCTCCCTGAGCGGGGCCGAGGGCCGCGCCGCCGGGCTCGCCCGGGAGTACGCCGGCCAGCTGGCGGCTCGACTTCGGGCTGCCGGGTCGAGCGTGCCCGTGCGGCTGGTCGACGAGCGGCTGTCGACGGTCGCCGCGCACCGCTCGCTGCGGGACGCCGGTGTGGCCGGGCGCAAGCAGCGCGCGGTGGTCGACCAGGCCGCCGCCGTCGTGCTGCTGCAGGCCGCGCTGGACGCGGAGCGCACGGCAGGTGCTGCCGCAGGCGAACAGGTCGACCCGGTACCCTCGTCCGGTGCCTGA
- a CDS encoding GspE/PulE family protein, which translates to MQLAEILLADGLVDEGQLSAAFDEHQRVGRSLGRVLVDQGVLTETQLVAALAQQIGLPFVDLQEYQVDGSATGRVPGAVVRRHNCLPIGYSDDGKLLVAMADPGNVFALDDIRSMTGMEVRPVVATRADVIAAIDRYYRADADMDDITSALDVTDDDEDLSKVKEITEDAPIVKYVNLLITQAIQDRASDIHLEPTETDLRVRYRIDGVLHEVMRSPKAIQSGVISRLKIMADINIAERRIPQDGRLSVNANGKKIDLRVATLPTVWGEKVVMRILDNSTARLTLGDLGFSEGNYARFSESFQKPYGMILVTGPTGSGKSTTLYATLNIVSKPEVNVITVEDPVEYRLPGINQVQVNNKAGLTFAAALRSILRSDPDVVLIGEIRDHETAQIAVEAALTGHLVLATLHTNDAPSAVTRLTEMGIEPFLVGSALDCVLAQRLTRRLCPRCKEAYTPEADDLVKVGFPWSPGEQLPVLYRPVGCSACSKTGYKGRVALHEVMAVSETIERHTVDRVSAAVIGETARSEGMTTLRMDGWIKVYEGVTSIEEVLRVVV; encoded by the coding sequence ATGCAGCTTGCCGAGATCCTGCTCGCTGACGGCTTGGTCGACGAGGGGCAGCTGAGCGCTGCCTTCGACGAGCACCAGCGAGTGGGCCGCAGTCTCGGGCGCGTCCTGGTCGACCAGGGGGTGCTCACCGAGACCCAGCTGGTCGCCGCGCTCGCGCAGCAGATCGGGCTGCCGTTCGTCGACCTGCAGGAGTACCAGGTCGACGGCTCGGCCACCGGGCGCGTGCCCGGGGCCGTCGTCCGCCGCCACAACTGCCTGCCCATCGGCTACTCCGACGACGGCAAGCTGCTCGTCGCGATGGCCGACCCCGGCAACGTCTTCGCCCTCGACGACATCCGCTCGATGACCGGTATGGAGGTGCGTCCGGTCGTCGCGACGCGCGCCGACGTCATCGCCGCGATCGACCGGTACTACCGCGCCGACGCGGACATGGACGACATCACCTCTGCCCTCGACGTCACCGACGACGACGAGGACCTGTCCAAGGTGAAGGAGATCACCGAGGACGCGCCGATCGTCAAGTACGTCAACCTGCTGATCACGCAGGCGATCCAGGACCGCGCCTCCGACATCCACCTCGAGCCGACCGAGACCGACCTGCGCGTGCGCTACCGCATCGACGGCGTGCTGCACGAGGTCATGCGCTCGCCCAAGGCGATCCAGAGTGGCGTGATCTCGCGGCTGAAGATCATGGCCGACATCAACATCGCCGAGCGGCGGATCCCGCAGGACGGGCGCCTGTCGGTGAACGCGAACGGCAAGAAGATCGACCTGCGCGTAGCGACGCTGCCGACGGTGTGGGGCGAGAAGGTCGTCATGCGCATCCTCGACAACTCGACGGCGCGCCTGACGCTCGGCGACCTCGGCTTCTCCGAGGGCAACTACGCGCGCTTCTCCGAGAGCTTCCAGAAGCCCTACGGGATGATCCTCGTGACCGGCCCGACCGGCTCGGGCAAGTCGACGACCCTGTACGCGACGCTGAACATCGTCAGCAAGCCCGAGGTCAACGTCATCACGGTCGAGGACCCGGTCGAGTACCGGCTGCCGGGCATTAACCAGGTGCAGGTCAACAACAAGGCCGGCCTGACCTTCGCGGCGGCGCTGCGCTCGATCCTGCGCTCGGACCCCGACGTCGTCCTCATCGGTGAGATCCGCGACCACGAGACGGCGCAGATCGCCGTCGAGGCGGCACTCACCGGCCACCTGGTGCTGGCCACGCTGCACACGAACGACGCGCCGTCCGCGGTGACGCGGCTGACCGAGATGGGGATCGAGCCGTTCCTCGTGGGCTCGGCACTGGACTGCGTGCTGGCTCAGCGCCTCACGCGCCGGCTGTGCCCGCGCTGCAAGGAGGCGTACACCCCCGAGGCGGACGACCTAGTGAAGGTGGGCTTCCCGTGGTCGCCGGGGGAGCAGCTGCCGGTGCTGTACCGGCCGGTGGGCTGCTCGGCCTGCTCGAAGACCGGCTACAAGGGCCGGGTGGCGCTGCACGAGGTCATGGCGGTGAGCGAGACGATCGAGCGGCACACCGTCGACCGGGTGTCGGCTGCGGTGATCGGCGAGACCGCGCGCTCGGAGGGCATGACCACGCTGCGCATGGACGGCTGGATCAAGGTCTACGAGGGCGTCACCTCGATCGAAGAGGTCCTGCGCGTCGTCGTCTGA
- a CDS encoding type IV pilus twitching motility protein PilT, with protein sequence MSTTGQPYVPEQFTFAGAQDGYAPVTSGSLPAPAATLVQPPEADAGAYRRATTEQTTEADLQINQLLIDMIATGASDLHITSGAPPMIRVRGELRPLGEHPALTPPVLQRAIYAMLSQKQRERFENDLELDFAYAVPGRARFRVNVYRQREAMGAAFRLIPYEIKPLEALGIPPAVNNFAGLPRGLVLVTGPTGSGKSTTLAGIIDLANRNRHEHIMTVEDPIEFLHRHKNCVVNQREVGEDTKSFSNALKHALRQDPDIILVGEMRDLETISVALTAAETGHLVFATLHTQDAAQTIDRVIDVFPSEQQQQVRVQLAGAIQGVVCQTLCKTRDGKGRVVATEVMVATPAIRNLVREGKTHQIYSAMQAGAQHGMHTMDQHLAELVRTNQITYEHGLEKCHHVEDYNRLLGRI encoded by the coding sequence GTGAGCACCACCGGACAGCCGTACGTGCCGGAGCAGTTCACCTTCGCCGGTGCCCAGGACGGCTACGCGCCCGTGACCTCGGGCTCGCTGCCCGCGCCCGCCGCGACGCTCGTGCAGCCGCCGGAGGCGGACGCCGGCGCCTACCGCCGGGCGACGACCGAGCAGACGACCGAGGCCGACCTGCAGATTAACCAGCTGTTGATCGACATGATCGCCACCGGCGCGAGCGACCTGCACATCACCTCTGGCGCCCCGCCGATGATCCGCGTGCGCGGTGAGCTGCGCCCGCTCGGCGAGCACCCGGCCCTGACGCCGCCGGTGCTGCAGCGCGCCATCTACGCGATGCTGTCGCAGAAGCAGCGGGAGCGCTTCGAGAACGACCTCGAGCTCGACTTCGCCTACGCCGTGCCGGGGCGTGCGCGCTTCCGCGTCAACGTCTACCGCCAGCGCGAGGCGATGGGTGCGGCGTTCCGTCTCATTCCGTACGAGATCAAGCCGCTCGAGGCGCTGGGCATCCCGCCGGCCGTCAACAACTTCGCCGGGCTGCCGCGCGGTCTCGTGCTGGTCACGGGCCCGACCGGTTCGGGAAAGTCGACGACGCTCGCGGGCATCATCGACCTGGCGAACCGTAACCGCCACGAGCACATCATGACGGTCGAGGACCCGATCGAGTTCCTGCACCGCCACAAGAACTGCGTGGTCAACCAGCGCGAGGTGGGGGAGGACACCAAGTCCTTCTCCAACGCCCTCAAGCACGCGCTGCGCCAGGACCCCGACATCATCCTCGTCGGTGAGATGCGTGACCTCGAGACGATCTCGGTCGCCCTCACCGCGGCAGAGACCGGCCACCTCGTCTTCGCGACCCTGCACACGCAGGACGCCGCTCAGACGATCGACCGCGTCATCGACGTCTTCCCGTCCGAGCAGCAGCAGCAGGTGCGCGTGCAGCTCGCCGGCGCGATCCAGGGCGTCGTCTGCCAGACCCTGTGCAAGACGCGCGACGGCAAGGGCCGGGTCGTCGCCACCGAGGTCATGGTGGCGACCCCCGCGATCCGCAACCTCGTCCGCGAGGGAAAGACGCACCAGATCTACTCCGCCATGCAGGCAGGCGCCCAGCACGGCATGCACACGATGGACCAGCACCTCGCCGAGCTGGTGCGCACCAACCAGATCACGTACGAGCACGGTCTGGAGAAGTGCCACCACGTCGAGGACTACAACCGCCTTCTCGGCCGGATCTGA
- the mltG gene encoding endolytic transglycosylase MltG, which produces MPDRNSQHQHVDLGAVLADHDDSGHLMAHDDAPRYSSRAERRHHDAQHSRRRRRRGRRGVVLLVAAVLVIGGALGAVFALRPIVNQLTAPDDYTGTGTGSVTVTIDNGASGRSIGRTLEQAGVVKSVKAFVAAAADNPKAGSIQPGQYTLRRKMSAASAITLLLDPSSRSADRVTIREGLRATEIVAALSKATGVPVGDYTAALKDPEALGVPAAAKGKVEGWLFPDTYEFGTNLTAEQQLSRMVAHTHDVLDSLAVNDAQAMKVLTIASLVEAEGASPEDFAKVARVIDNRLANQLHNGARLQLDSTVSYAVGRRKLTTTDAERNVDSPYNTYRYGGLPPGPINNPGKAAITAALKPTPGPWLYFVTVDPSTGETKFATTAAEHQRNVAQFQKWCRDNPGQC; this is translated from the coding sequence GTGCCTGACCGCAACTCGCAGCACCAGCACGTGGACCTGGGGGCGGTCCTGGCCGACCACGACGACTCGGGGCACCTGATGGCTCACGACGACGCCCCTCGGTACAGCAGCCGCGCCGAGCGACGGCACCACGATGCCCAGCACAGCAGGCGGCGGCGCCGTCGCGGACGCCGTGGCGTCGTCCTGCTGGTCGCGGCGGTGCTGGTGATCGGCGGCGCGCTCGGCGCGGTGTTCGCGTTGCGACCGATCGTCAACCAGCTAACCGCGCCCGACGACTACACCGGCACGGGCACCGGCAGCGTCACCGTGACGATCGACAACGGCGCGAGCGGTCGCTCGATCGGGCGCACCCTGGAGCAGGCGGGCGTGGTGAAGTCGGTGAAGGCCTTCGTGGCCGCCGCGGCCGACAACCCGAAGGCCGGATCCATCCAGCCTGGCCAGTACACGTTGCGCCGCAAGATGAGCGCGGCGTCGGCGATCACCCTGCTGCTCGACCCGTCGTCGCGCAGCGCCGACCGGGTGACGATCCGCGAAGGACTGCGCGCGACGGAGATCGTCGCCGCGCTGTCGAAGGCCACGGGGGTGCCGGTCGGCGACTACACCGCCGCGCTGAAGGACCCCGAGGCGCTCGGCGTGCCAGCCGCCGCGAAGGGCAAGGTCGAGGGTTGGCTCTTCCCCGACACCTACGAGTTCGGCACCAACCTCACGGCGGAACAGCAGCTGAGCCGCATGGTGGCGCACACCCACGACGTGCTCGACAGCCTCGCGGTGAACGACGCCCAGGCGATGAAGGTGCTGACCATCGCCAGCTTGGTCGAGGCCGAGGGAGCGTCACCGGAGGACTTCGCCAAGGTGGCCCGAGTCATCGACAACCGGCTCGCCAACCAGCTGCACAACGGTGCGCGCCTGCAGCTGGACTCCACCGTGAGCTACGCGGTCGGCAGGCGAAAGCTCACGACCACCGACGCCGAGCGCAACGTCGACTCGCCATACAACACCTACCGGTACGGCGGTCTGCCGCCCGGCCCGATCAACAACCCCGGCAAGGCGGCCATCACGGCGGCGCTGAAGCCGACGCCCGGCCCGTGGCTGTACTTCGTCACGGTCGACCCGTCGACCGGTGAGACGAAGTTCGCGACGACGGCCGCAGAGCACCAGCGCAACGTCGCGCAGTTCCAGAAGTGGTGCCGCGACAACCCCGGCCAGTGCTGA